In Dromaius novaehollandiae isolate bDroNov1 chromosome 2, bDroNov1.hap1, whole genome shotgun sequence, one DNA window encodes the following:
- the YAE1 gene encoding protein YAE1 homolog — protein MSWVKVAVSQSSEDIFDEDADEIYIAQKEWNSTMKKRSKEGYRDGIEAGKELALQEGFNQGYRQGAELMVTCGQFRGTLNALLSWCHLNGHDSSLSKINHLLDVVGKHEEDVLKYLNSLQEQPHLGDILDFVQDMDLSDTAPAGTDCDATKAGKYEHTGSSGKTCCRNKGKDDSLQSERSKAKFGTNPERLETLAWVKEQTMWLIEQLGLSLDMLHHIQQLGH, from the exons ATGTCCTGGGTAAAAGTTGCCGTCAGCCAATCCAGTGAGGACATATTTGATGAAGATGCAGATGAGATATATATAGCACAGAAAGAATGGAATAGCACCATGAAGAAAAGATCGAAG GAAGGCTATAGGGATGGCATTGAGGCTGGGAAAGAGCTTGCACTCCAGGAAGGCTTCAATCAGGGTTACAGACAAGGTGCTGAGCTGATGGTGACATGTGGCCAGTTCAGAGGGACCCTAAA tGCTCTCTTATCGTGGTGTCACCTTAATGGACATGATTCTTCTTTGAGTAAGATAAATCATCTTCTAGATGTGGTTGGAAAGCATGAAGAAGATGTTCTTAAGTACCTGAATTCTCTCCAGGAACAGCCACATCTTGGAGACATTTTAGATTTTGTTCAAGACATGGACCTTAGTGATACAGCTCCAGCTGGGACAGACTGTGATGCAACTAAAGCTGGAAAATATGAACATACTGGCAGCTCTGGCAAAACTTGTTGTAGAAATAAGGGTAAGGATGATTCCTTGCAGTCTGAGCGTAGCAAGGCAAAATTCGGCACAAATCCTGAAAGGCTTGAAACCCTTGCTTGGGTTAAGGAGCAAACCATGTGGTTAATAGAGCAACTGGGCCTATCACTGGACATGCTACATCACATCCAGCAGCTAGGACACTAG